From one Trifolium pratense cultivar HEN17-A07 linkage group LG1, ARS_RC_1.1, whole genome shotgun sequence genomic stretch:
- the LOC123882036 gene encoding ribosomal RNA small subunit methyltransferase E encodes MLQTLVIPANFRFANRMFLRRSFRVRAFTSSSSDYEDQSRGGLPRFYSETLPPSKGNVIRVKGDEFWHMTKVLRLSTNDRVQLFNGKGGLVEGSIQNIDRTGVDFVALTDLKLMPAQNFQLHVFSGFGTLKGGRADWLVEKCTELGASSVTPLLTERSPSISENRVDRLERVILAASKQCQRLHEMILKPPVEIGDILHLIAQSKLSLIATAEAAPVLNALTSLEKETSGLIIVGPEGDFTQKEVNMMMEAGAKAVNLGPHRLRVETATIALLATVMLWSDSQQTPVS; translated from the exons atgttgCAAACCCTAGTAATACCCGCAAACTTCCGCTTCGCGAATCGAATGTTCCTCCGAAGAAGCTTTAGGGTTCGCGCATTCACTTCTTCCTCCTCCGATTATGAAGACCAGTCTCGTGGTGGCCTCCCTCGCTTCTACTCCGAAACTCTTCCTCCTTCCAAG GGCAATGTTATTCGGGTAAAAGGCGATGAATTCTGGCACATGACAAAAGTATTGAGGTTGTCTACCAACGATAG GGTACAGCTCTTCAATGGAAAAGGAGGTTTGGTAGAAGGGTCCATACAGAACATTGACCGCACTGGAGTTGATTTTGTTGCATTGACTGATCTGAAGTTAATGCCTGCGCAGAATTTTCAATTACATGTTTTTTCTGGTTTTG GTACTCTGAAGGGTGGCCGGGCTGACTGGCTTGTAGAGAAGTGTACG GAACTTGGAGCCAGTAGTGTTACTCCGCTGTTGACTGAACGTTCTCCGTCAATCTCAGAAAATCGGGTGGACAGACTGGAACGTGTCATTTTAGCAGCGTCTAAACAAT GTCAAAGGCTGCATGAAATGATCCTGAAACCTCCTGTAGAGATTGGTGATATTTTGCATCTT ATTGCGCAATCAAAGCTATCTCTTATTGCAACAGCAGAAGCAGCTCCTGTTCTAAATGCATTGACATCATTGGAAAAAGAAACTAGTGGCTTAATCATAGTTGGACCAGAGGGAG ATTTCACCCAGAAAGAAGTAAATATGATGATGGAGGCAGGTGCTAAAGCTGTTAATCTTGGGCCCCATCGTCTTCGAGTTGAAACTGCCACGATAGCACTTCTTGCTACTGTCATGTTATGGTCTGACTCTCAGCAAACACCAGTCTCTTGA